CTGATGCGCCGGCTCTCGTCATCCACCAGTTTGCGCCGCAGCAAGCTGCGGATGCGCACCTTCAGCACTTCCGGATCGATGGACCGGGGGATGACGTCGTCGGCCCCGGCCTCGAAATTGCGCACCGTCGCACTTCGCCGGGCGGCCGTGTCCCCGTCGCTGAAGGTGATCAGCTGGAACGAGGGCGACACGGTCCCGCCGGGCCGCTCGCGCAGCCCGCTCAGCCGGCGGCACAGAGCGGTGCCCTGCAGGTCGTCCTGGAGATTGACGATGATGGCGTCCCAGTTCTTGTCTTCGCCGCTCGCCTCCGCCACGGCCGCGGCATCGTCCTCGACGATGGTGGTCAGATAGCCGTCCTGGATGAGGACGCCGCGCAGGGCATCCTCATCGGGCGCGTGATCGCTCACCAGCAGGATGGCGGCCCGGCGGAACAGGACGCCGCCTGCCCCGGTGGGCGCCGGCGTCTCGCTGCTGCCCGAACTCACTTGCCGGATCAGCGCCCGGATCCGCAACAGGATCAGCTCTTGGTCGGCGGACTTCGACACATAGGCATCGACGCCGCTTTCCAGCCCGTGCCGTTCGGCGTCTCGCTCTCGGGCCTCCGTCAGCATCAGCACCGGCACCGCCCGTGTCCGCATGTTGAGGCGCAGCTGGCGGGCGAGCTCGTCCCCGTTCATGCCCGGTAGGTGATAATCCGCGATGACCAGGTTCGGCATATGGGTATTGAGGGATTCCAGGGCCGCCTCCGCCGTGGCGACCCGCTCCACCTTGAACCCTTGCGCCTCCAGCGTCAGCCGCAGGTGCAGCGCCTGAGTCTCCGAATCTTCCACCAGCAGGATTTCGGCCCCGGCAGCGCTCGTGGGCGGGCTCACGTGACGCCCTCGCAGATGCTGATCAGTCGCGGTCCGATGAGCCCCAGGGGCAGGCTGACGCTCGCCGCCCCCCGGCGGATGGCCACAGCCGGCATGCCGTAGACCACGGCTGTGCTCTCATGCTCCGCGATGGTGAAACCTCCGGCCTGTCGGATCTCCGCCAGCCCCTCTGCGCCGTCCTCGCCCATTCCCGTGAGCAGGATCCCCATGGAATAGGCGCCGAACCCCCGGGCGATGGATTTGAACAGCAGATTGGCCGAGGGACGCTGTCCGTTATAGGGCGCTGCGTCGCTGATCGCCAGCCGGCGCTGTGGACCGATCACCAGATGCCGGTCGCCTGGGGCCACATAGACGGTGCCGGGACTGGGGACGATCCCATCTTCGGCGATCGTCACATCCAGCTTCACGACGCTCCTGAGCCAGGAGGCGAACCCCTCCATGAAGGAGGGCCCCATATGCTGCACCAGCACGATCGGCACCGGGAAGCCGCGCGGCAGGGTGCCGAGCACCTGGGCAAGGGCGGGCGGGCCGCCCGTGGACGCCGCCATGCCGATGATCGCGGGCCGCGTCACTGGTTTGGTTGCATCGACCGGCGGCAGTTCGGATCCCGTCGGCCGTCGGACATAGCCCTCGCGGCGCCGGATCACGGCGACTTGGCTCATGATGTAGAGCTGGGTCGTGATGGTTTCGGCGATCTTCTGGTAATTGGCGTTGGTGGTGCCGACCGGCTTCTCCACGACCGACAGCGCCCCGGCGCGCAGCGCACTCATGGAGATCTGCAGCGCTTGGTCTTCGATGCTCCCGGCGATGACCACGATCGGCGTCGGCCGCTGGGCCATGATGCGTCGCGTCGCCTCCAGCCCGTCCATGCCCGGCAGGCGGATATCCATGGAGATCACGTCGGGCTGCGTCACCGAAAGCTGGGCCAGAGCCTCTTCCGCCGTCTCCACCGCCCCCACGAGGGAAAGCCGCGGATCCTGGCTGATGATATGGGCGAGGAGTTCCCGCACGACCCGGGAATCCTCGACGATGAGAACGCGGACGCGACCTTTTTCGAAACTCATATCAATTGATTGATCGTGGCGAGCAGCTCGCGCTGGTCGAATTTCTGTTTGGTGATATAGGCATCCGCTCCGAGGTCCAGGCCGCGTTTGATGTCTTCCGGCGCGGCCCTCGAGGTCATCATCACCACCGGTATGCTCTCCAGCCGCGGGTCGCTCTTCATGGCGGTCAGGAGGCCGAAGCCGTCCATCCGCGGCATCTCGATATCGGCGAGCACCAGGTCGACATGCATGGATCGCCGCAAAGTGTCCAGCGCGTCGATGCCGTCGACGCTCACCAGCACGCGGAATCCTTGCGTCTCCAGCAGGTTCTTCTCCAGGGTCCGCGTGGTGATGGAATCATCGACCACGAGGATCACCTTCTGCGCGATGATCGGGTCGGCCCCGCGCGCGGCGATCTCGCCGATTTGCGGGCGCCCGCCATCGAGGCGCCAACGCTCCGCCAGGCCTTCCGGTGAGAGCACCAGGGCGGGCGTGCCGTCTTCCAGCACCACCACGCCGCTGATCAGCGTCCGGTCCGCCCCGAGAATGAGCGGATCCTCGATCACATGGGTGTCGACATCCAGCAATTCATCCACCGCCAGGGCGCAATGATCGCCGGCAGAGCGCACGAGAATGGCCCTGATGCGCCCGGCCTCGGCCGGGATCTCGACCCCGGCGCCGGCGACCAGCGTCTCCAGGCCGCGCAGGGTCGTCGTCAGCTCGCCGTCCTCGAGCTCCACCGACACCACCGGCTGCCCGGTGATCGTTCCGAGGTCGTCGGCGTGCACCCTCATGACTTTTTCGACCGCATGGGCGGGGATCCCGTAGATCTGGTTTCCGGCACTCACCATGACCAAGGCTTGCCGGGACATCGACATCGGAACCGAAATAATGACTTCGGTGCCTCCGGAGTTCCCAGGCTTGATGTCGAGCGAGCCATGCATTTTCCGGATCGCCTCATGGACGACCGACAGGCCGATCCCTCTCCCCGAAAGCCGGTCGATCTCTCGGCTGGTTGTGAAGCCGGGCCGCAGCAGCACCGATGTGAGCTGCTGTTGACGACTTATCCCCGGATTCGCCTCGAGTAATCCCCGTTCGGCCGCGATTTTCTCGATCCGGTCGAAATCCAACCCGCGTCCGTCGTCGCTGACGCGGATTTCCAGCTGGCTTCCCCGCGACTGCAAGGCAAGGCTGATCTGGACCGCCTCCGGCTTGCCGGCCGCCAGGCGCTCGCTCGGCATCTCGGCGCCATGGCTCACCGCATTGCGCAGCAGATGCATGAGGGGATCTTTCAGGGCCTGCAGGAGACCGCGGTCGACGAGCAGCTCGAGACCCTCCATCTGCACCTCGATGACCTTGCCGTCACCGCGGGCGATGTCTCGGGTCATCCGCCCGAAACTTCCGAAGACCGACTCGGCCGAGACGAGCGACAGACGCTCTACATCCGTTCGGATATTTTTCCCAAGTTGCTCAACCAGCCATTGTGATCGCCGCTGCTTTTGCACCAATCTGGAGAATTGGCGCGTGACAGTGCGCAGATCGCTCTGGAACGCACTGAAACGCTCGTAACTGTTGCCGGCTTTTTGCAATGTCCCGCGCAGCTTACCCCAGGTGGATTCAAGGGCGTGGAGCTGGCCGGCCAACCCCTTGAGCTCTTGGTCCAGACGGGTGCGAGACTGTATCGCCCGGGCCAGTTCATGGGCCGATTGGCTGGCTTTGGTGACGGTCTCGGCGCGGATCCGCAGATATTCCTGGACTGGAGCAGTGTCCGGCGCGCCCATGATTTCCGGTGGATTTTCAGGAGCTTGCCCAGCGACCGTGGCGTTGGCCGGGGCGGGCTCCGCAGCCGGGGCGGCGTCCATGTCAGCCAGGACGGACGTCACGGCGGGAGGGCTCTCCCCGGCGAGCACCGCGGCGACATGTGCCTCCAGCGAATCGAGCACCCGTTCGATTGTTAGACTCAGCGGCCGGTCGAGCGTCCGCTCCCCGTTGGCCACTTCTGAGAACAGTGTCTCCAGATGATGTGCCAGTTCTTCGACATCCGGCATGTCCACGGCCCGGGCGGCACCCTTGAGACTGTGTGCCCGGCGAAAAACATCAAGGAAATCAGCCGCTAAGCCCTTCTCTGCAAGGGTCAGCGCATGGCGGATCGCTGCCAGGTGCTCCCGGTGCTCGGCATCGAAGGCTGCCAATAGCTGATCGCGGATGCTCTGCACCAAGATGTCCTGAAGATCCCTGTTTTAGAATGGCTTAGGAAGTTCCCTGCGCCTCATCGGAAACCCGGTTCCGCCGGCCCTCAAACCTTGTACCGCTCCGTCAATCCGACCAGCTGCTGGGATAATTTGGTAAGGTTTTCAGCAGCTTGGTCCAATTGCCGGGTGCTTTCCGCAGTCTGCTGGCTGGCCTCTCGGATATTCTGTAGCGCCCCCATGACCTGCTCGATGCCCAGCTGTTGCTGATTTGTGGAAGCAACGATTTGCTGGAAAGTCTGCACGTTTTCTTGCATCTGACCGGTGATTTCTTCGATTGTCTGCTGAGCCGTGTCCGTCTGCTCTTTTCCTGCCGTAACTCTTTTTACGGCTTCTTCGGTCAGCATGACTGAAAAATTGATGCCGCGCTGGATATCCCCAAGGATGGAGCGCACCTGGCTGGTCGCCTCCTTGGCTTGATCCGCCAGCATTTTCATCTCGGCGGCGACCACCGCGAAGCTTCGTCCGGCCTCGCCGGCGGCAGCGGCCTCGATCGCCGCGTTGAGCGCTAAGAGATGTGAGCGCTCCGAAATATCGTTCACAGTGGCGATGATATCGCCGATGGCCTGTGTCTTTTCGCTCAGGGACACGATGTTTTCGGCGACGGCTTCGGCCTGCTCGCGAATGAGATCCATGGCTTTGGTGGCATCATCGACAGCTTTCAGACCGGCATTGCTGGTCTGCACCGTGCTTTGCGCACCGGCGATAACCTCTTGGGCGCGCTTGCCGATTTGCGCTCCGGCATGAGTGATCTCGTCGACGGTTGCGGCCGTCTCCTGCACGGCGGCCAGCTGCTCGGCGACGCTGGCGGCCTGCTCCTGGGTTGAGGCGCGGATCTCTTCCGCCGCTGCGTTGAGATTGCCCGTCGCCTCGCGCCCCTGCAGGGTGAGTGTTCTCAGTCCGCCCACCATTTCGTTGAGCGAGCCGCCCAGCCGGCCGAGCTCGTTACTTCCGGTATGGGCGCGCGCATTGAGGTCCCCTTGACCCACCTGCTCGGCGAAATCCATGAAGGCGGTCAGGGGCCGGACGATGGACTGCCGCAAAGCATAACTCACGACGATGCCCAGTATAACCGTCAAGATCAGTGCAATGACGATCGATTGCCGGCTGGTATTGTAGATTTCTGTCGACCGGTTCTGGCCCGCCACCACCACGCCCGTCAGGACATCTCGGCTATCCTCAAATATTCTCAAGAATTCGACACGCTCTGCAACAATCCGATCCTGCGCAGCAATGGCCTCATCGAGGTTATTGGCACTAATCGCAGCGAACTGACGTTCAGTCTCGGTCCGCAATTTCTGGAACTGTTCACTTGCTTGCTTCAAGCTTTGCGTCAAACGGGTCCAGGCTTCTTTTCGTTCGATGGCGATAGCTTGGTCGCGATAGCCTTCGACTGAGGAAAGTGTCTCGGAGAGGACCCCCTCGGTGACCGCTGCCTGCCGTCTCCAGACGGCGCTGGGCTCTTCGCCCGGCGTGACCCGTCCCAGTTGTCGGAAGAGAAACGCGGCGAGACTCTGCTCTTGCGCCGCTCCTAAAGTCCGCTCTTCAGTAAGCGCACGATCAAACTGCCGCATCGTCGCGAAATCGCGCGTGACAATAAGATCCGTTGCATCCCTGACAGTTCCGAACTGCGCCAAGATGTAAAAGGATACTCCGATCAAGACTGCGATGATCAGTGCAAATCCCAGAAGTATTCTATTTCCGATGGACAAGCCCACGATCATCGTGCTCCCGACAGTGATTTTGCGAACAATGGTTCAAGCAAAGGGCCAAGCGTCAAGAAGGCGACCGTCTCGCCGCCTCCCTCCTGACCGTCTGCATAGCGGATTGCACCGCTCGCTTCCAGTGGCAGACCAAGTTCAAAATTCCCCTCAGTATATCGGAAGTCATCGACTTGCTCGACATCATCCACCCTAAAGGCGACACGCCCATTGGGAAAGTGAAGGAGAACCAGCTTCGCATTGTCCGCAGCGGTTGACTTCAATCCGACAAGACTTGCAAGGTCGATGACATTGTAGAGACCATCGGAAGCAGCGTATATGCCTGAAAGGTCTGAGACTGTACTTGGGCATGACACAACATGTTCATCAGGGACGATCGCGCGGACTTCCCTGAGCCGGAGGCCGAAGCGTTCACCGCCGGCATGGCACAGGACCACACCCTCCCGGTCCCAGGGCGCCTGCGCGACATCTTCCGCCTCGCGTTGCACCAAACGCCGTGTCCGCTCGTCGAGAATGGCTTCCCGGAATTCCTTCGCCGTGCGCTTCGCATCGCGGCGATGTCCGATGATTTCCTGTTGCCGCCGCTGCGCTTCAGGCGAAAATTTGGCTCTTTTAGGCATTATCCGGTGGCATCCTGGCCGAGATGAAGCGCGATGCTTTGCTTGAGCAGTAGCACGGAAAGCCCGTTTCCTTCATCGACCAGCGAATGATCTGGGAGAGCATTGGCCAGTCGAACTGCATTAATCATGAATCGCCGCCCCGATTGTCTGTCGCCTTCGCGGAGCTTGAGCAGCCCAAGCTGGAAATGCGCCATGATGAAACCTTTGTCCAGATAGATTGCCTTTCGAAACGCAAGATCTGCCGATTTCTGATCGGCGAGAGCCTGAGTAATCAACCCCTCATAGTAATGAGGCAATGGATTTTCCGACTCTTTACGCAGTATTTCTCGGCACCTCAAGAGAGCAGCGGTCAGATCTCCTCGACCCGCCAGATCCTTGACTTCATCGACAGGTGTCGACTGTTCTTTCTCGGGTGCTACCGCAGGTATTATACTCTTTGATGTCTTTTTCGCCCGGGCCGTTGGGGATTTTGAAATCGCCTTGCCCGGGCCTGGCTCGATGGGCCGGACATTGGTGTCTTCAAAGCCGCCGCGAAGATGAGTCTCCTCCGCCGCCAAGATCTCGGAGCGGCGATAGGCAATAGTTCCGGGAAGAGTAACGACCCCCAACATGCCTGAAAAGATTGGACTAGGCTCCGCCGTCCCCACCAGCAGCCATCCGTCGGGGGCCAGTCGGTCGCGAAGTTTGCCCATGATGGCAATGGCCGTGTCCGGCTCGAAATAAATGAGAACGTTGCGACACAAAATCAGGTCGAAATCACTAAACTGCAGCGGAGAAGTGTCGTTCAGCAGACTGAGAAGATTATGTCGCTCGAAAGCCGGAATGCTGTGGAATTCGGGCCGAATCCGCCATTGCTTTCCCTCAGGATTGACGACGAAATACTTGCTGCGCTCCGCACTGCTCACGGTCCGGAGAGCCCATTGGCCATACCAGCCATGGCGAGCCACAGCCAGGGAATCCTCGTTGATGTCGGTCCCGACGATCCTCACCCGCCAGGCGTCGAATTCTGCTGCAAGAAGTTCCTTGAGAACGATCGCAATGGAATAGGTTTCCGCTCCGGTGGAACAGCCGGCGCTCCAGATTCGGATCCTCCGGGACTCGGCGTTCCGTTGAACGATGTCGGGCAGGATGGTCGTCCGCAACGCGGCGAACTGTTCGAGGTAACGGAAGAAAAAGGTCTCTCCAATGGTAATCTCCGCTTCCAGCCGCGCCCATTCGGCTTCACCGGCGCGAGAGTCCTGGAGGAAGGCCATGTAGTCATCGCTGCTTGACGACTGCGTTGCGACGAGCCGCCGCTTGATCCGCTCCCATAAGGCACTGTCTTTGTCATCGAAATAGGCATGCCCTGTGCGGTCGATGATTAGTTTCTTCAATCTGGCAAAGGCCGGATCCCCTTGCCAGGAGTCTGAAACACGGCTCTTCATGGACGAGATTCGCCTGGCAGGTCGCTCCATTCGGCCGCTCGACGTTCCGCTTCCCGCGTCATGTCGGTGAGCTTCTGGCGCTCGGTTTCGATCATCAGCCTTTGAGAATTCAGAACCGAAACGAAACGTTCCCCATAAGCAACGCCTTGTTCCACACAATCATTGAGGCTCTCACTCTCCGATGTCACCTCGACGGCCACCATGTCGGCCATTGTCACGTCGACGACCCGCTCCACCAGCACTGCGATCAACTGACCTTCTCTCGCCTTGATCAACACCAGATGCTGATAGAGTTCGCCTTCATCGCCTCTGCTTTTCGGGATATCGAAAAGCAGATTGAAGTTGAGGGTCGCAACGACCGTCGATCCGAACCGGAAGAAGCCTTCGACAACCCTGGGCAGACTGGGGTGACGCCACAATCGCGGCATCGGCAAAATTTCTTCCACGGCGCTCGCCGTGAAGGCGCAAAGCAGATCTCCGGCGGTGAACACGACAATCTGCTTCATGAAAGATCATGCCTCGTTATCTTAAGGCGATCGATTATCGAAAGCCGGAAATGGCCCTAGGAAATGGTCTCTTTGAGACGAAGTAGCAAGATCGGGTGCGTGGCGCGAGAAAGCGTTCCTCTGCTATGGTCCTTTAAAGCCCTGAATCACTGTCTCTTCAACTGAGTCCCGTCTCCTACATGAAAATCTTCATCGCCGGATTTGACACGGAAACCAATACCTTTGCGCCGTTACCCACGGGCCGGCGAGGATTTGAAGACGGTTTTATGGCCCATGGCAATGCCACGAGCTTGCCTGCGAATTACTGCTCGGCGCAGCTTCATGTGTGGCGCCGAATTGGCGAGGCCGCCGGATGCGAAATCGTCGAGTCCCTGTGCACCTATGCAGAACCTGGCGGCTTGATCATCGGCGCCGTTTATGAGGAGCTTCGGGACGAGATCCTTCGGGATCTGCGGGCCGCTGGGCCGGTTGATGTTGTGCTTCTGGCTCTTCATGGCGCGATGGCGGCCGAAGGATATGATGATTGTGAAGGTGATATTCTGGCAAAGGTCAGAAGTATTGTCGGACCGGCTATCATCATTGGAGCGGAGTTCGATCTTCATGCCCACCTCTCCGATCGCATGGTTGAGAATGCAGATCTGTTGGTGGGTTATAAAGAATATCCGCATGTGGACATTTCCGAGCGTGCCGAGGAGCTTATTGGCCTTGCCCTTGACGCGGCTCTCGGGCGCACGACGCCATGCATGGCCGTTTTTGATTGTCGCATGATTGGCACGTTTCGCACAACTGAGCAGCCACTGAGGGGCTTCATCGATCGTATTATCTCCCTGGAAGGCAAGGACGGCATCCTCTCGGTCACGCTCTCACATTCGTTTCCCTGGGCAGATAATCCGGATGTCGGAGCCAAGGTTCTTGTTATCGCGGATGGCGACCGCGAAAAGGCCGCTCTGCTGGCGCGGAGCCTGGGTGAGGAATTCTTCTCGATGCGCCACCAGATCGCGCCCCGCTTTGTCTCTTTTGACCAAGCCCTTGATGAGGCGCTGCAACACCCTGCCGGTCCCGTTGTCATAGCCGATGTGGCTGACAATCCCGGTGGGGGAGCCCCGAGCGATTCGACCTTCTGCTTGGAAAGATTGTTGGAGCGAGGGATTAGCAACACCGCCTGCGGTTACTTCTGGGATCCCATGGCCGTGAAGTTTTGCTTCGACGCTGGCCGTGGCGCTCGATTCCAGCTGCGTCTGGGCGGAAAATGTGGTGCGGCATCGGGCATGCCATTGGACTTGAATGTTATCGTCCGTGGCCTTGAAGAAAAGCCGGTTCAGCACTTCGGCCGGTCCCCAAACAGCCTAGGTCCGTCTGCCTGGATTGAAGCCGAGGGAATTGACATCATAGTCACGTCGCTTCGAACCCAGGTGTTCAATCCTGATGGGTTCCAGGCCCTTGGGCTGGACATTACGTCCCGAAAGATCGTTGTCGTGAAGTCCACCCAACATTTTCATGCGGGTTTCGCGCCCGTCAGCGCGAAGATAATCTATGCCGCAACGCCCGGCGCACTGGACTCGAACTTTGCAACTATACCTTACACCAAGCTGAATAATGTGTTCTGGCCGAAGGTCGAATGGCCTTTCAGTTCATGAGCCCATACGGCTTGATGCTTTCACAAGGCGCATGCGCCATCAAGAAAGACATTCATGGTTTGGTGGCTTATACTCGCCGTGTCTGCATTACTCATTGAAGCGGCGGTGGGCTATCCTGCTTCTGTATACAAGCGACTGAGCCATCCGGTCGTCTGGATCGGTAAATTGATCGCGTCTCTGGATGCGTCTCTCAATCGTGAAGCCTTAGGGTCAACCCAGCGGCGGTTCGCCGGTATCGCGGCTACGGCGCTCACCATCTTCATCTTCGTGGTTCCTGCAGTGATCCTGCAGGTCTTGGCGGTCCAATACTTGCCTCCGATAGTCGCACTGGCTCTTCTGGCAATAATCTGTTCCACCTTGTTCGCACAGCGAAGCTTGCATGAACATGT
This genomic stretch from Rhodoligotrophos appendicifer harbors:
- a CDS encoding CheR family methyltransferase, whose amino-acid sequence is MERPARRISSMKSRVSDSWQGDPAFARLKKLIIDRTGHAYFDDKDSALWERIKRRLVATQSSSSDDYMAFLQDSRAGEAEWARLEAEITIGETFFFRYLEQFAALRTTILPDIVQRNAESRRIRIWSAGCSTGAETYSIAIVLKELLAAEFDAWRVRIVGTDINEDSLAVARHGWYGQWALRTVSSAERSKYFVVNPEGKQWRIRPEFHSIPAFERHNLLSLLNDTSPLQFSDFDLILCRNVLIYFEPDTAIAIMGKLRDRLAPDGWLLVGTAEPSPIFSGMLGVVTLPGTIAYRRSEILAAEETHLRGGFEDTNVRPIEPGPGKAISKSPTARAKKTSKSIIPAVAPEKEQSTPVDEVKDLAGRGDLTAALLRCREILRKESENPLPHYYEGLITQALADQKSADLAFRKAIYLDKGFIMAHFQLGLLKLREGDRQSGRRFMINAVRLANALPDHSLVDEGNGLSVLLLKQSIALHLGQDATG
- a CDS encoding chemotaxis protein CheW; the encoded protein is MKQIVVFTAGDLLCAFTASAVEEILPMPRLWRHPSLPRVVEGFFRFGSTVVATLNFNLLFDIPKSRGDEGELYQHLVLIKAREGQLIAVLVERVVDVTMADMVAVEVTSESESLNDCVEQGVAYGERFVSVLNSQRLMIETERQKLTDMTREAERRAAEWSDLPGESRP
- a CDS encoding chemotaxis protein CheW; the encoded protein is MPKRAKFSPEAQRRQQEIIGHRRDAKRTAKEFREAILDERTRRLVQREAEDVAQAPWDREGVVLCHAGGERFGLRLREVRAIVPDEHVVSCPSTVSDLSGIYAASDGLYNVIDLASLVGLKSTAADNAKLVLLHFPNGRVAFRVDDVEQVDDFRYTEGNFELGLPLEASGAIRYADGQEGGGETVAFLTLGPLLEPLFAKSLSGAR
- a CDS encoding methyl-accepting chemotaxis protein, which gives rise to MIVGLSIGNRILLGFALIIAVLIGVSFYILAQFGTVRDATDLIVTRDFATMRQFDRALTEERTLGAAQEQSLAAFLFRQLGRVTPGEEPSAVWRRQAAVTEGVLSETLSSVEGYRDQAIAIERKEAWTRLTQSLKQASEQFQKLRTETERQFAAISANNLDEAIAAQDRIVAERVEFLRIFEDSRDVLTGVVVAGQNRSTEIYNTSRQSIVIALILTVILGIVVSYALRQSIVRPLTAFMDFAEQVGQGDLNARAHTGSNELGRLGGSLNEMVGGLRTLTLQGREATGNLNAAAEEIRASTQEQAASVAEQLAAVQETAATVDEITHAGAQIGKRAQEVIAGAQSTVQTSNAGLKAVDDATKAMDLIREQAEAVAENIVSLSEKTQAIGDIIATVNDISERSHLLALNAAIEAAAAGEAGRSFAVVAAEMKMLADQAKEATSQVRSILGDIQRGINFSVMLTEEAVKRVTAGKEQTDTAQQTIEEITGQMQENVQTFQQIVASTNQQQLGIEQVMGALQNIREASQQTAESTRQLDQAAENLTKLSQQLVGLTERYKV
- a CDS encoding M81 family metallopeptidase; the protein is MKIFIAGFDTETNTFAPLPTGRRGFEDGFMAHGNATSLPANYCSAQLHVWRRIGEAAGCEIVESLCTYAEPGGLIIGAVYEELRDEILRDLRAAGPVDVVLLALHGAMAAEGYDDCEGDILAKVRSIVGPAIIIGAEFDLHAHLSDRMVENADLLVGYKEYPHVDISERAEELIGLALDAALGRTTPCMAVFDCRMIGTFRTTEQPLRGFIDRIISLEGKDGILSVTLSHSFPWADNPDVGAKVLVIADGDREKAALLARSLGEEFFSMRHQIAPRFVSFDQALDEALQHPAGPVVIADVADNPGGGAPSDSTFCLERLLERGISNTACGYFWDPMAVKFCFDAGRGARFQLRLGGKCGAASGMPLDLNVIVRGLEEKPVQHFGRSPNSLGPSAWIEAEGIDIIVTSLRTQVFNPDGFQALGLDITSRKIVVVKSTQHFHAGFAPVSAKIIYAATPGALDSNFATIPYTKLNNVFWPKVEWPFSS
- the cheB gene encoding chemotaxis-specific protein-glutamate methyltransferase CheB produces the protein MSFEKGRVRVLIVEDSRVVRELLAHIISQDPRLSLVGAVETAEEALAQLSVTQPDVISMDIRLPGMDGLEATRRIMAQRPTPIVVIAGSIEDQALQISMSALRAGALSVVEKPVGTTNANYQKIAETITTQLYIMSQVAVIRRREGYVRRPTGSELPPVDATKPVTRPAIIGMAASTGGPPALAQVLGTLPRGFPVPIVLVQHMGPSFMEGFASWLRSVVKLDVTIAEDGIVPSPGTVYVAPGDRHLVIGPQRRLAISDAAPYNGQRPSANLLFKSIARGFGAYSMGILLTGMGEDGAEGLAEIRQAGGFTIAEHESTAVVYGMPAVAIRRGAASVSLPLGLIGPRLISICEGVT
- a CDS encoding response regulator, with protein sequence MQSIRDQLLAAFDAEHREHLAAIRHALTLAEKGLAADFLDVFRRAHSLKGAARAVDMPDVEELAHHLETLFSEVANGERTLDRPLSLTIERVLDSLEAHVAAVLAGESPPAVTSVLADMDAAPAAEPAPANATVAGQAPENPPEIMGAPDTAPVQEYLRIRAETVTKASQSAHELARAIQSRTRLDQELKGLAGQLHALESTWGKLRGTLQKAGNSYERFSAFQSDLRTVTRQFSRLVQKQRRSQWLVEQLGKNIRTDVERLSLVSAESVFGSFGRMTRDIARGDGKVIEVQMEGLELLVDRGLLQALKDPLMHLLRNAVSHGAEMPSERLAAGKPEAVQISLALQSRGSQLEIRVSDDGRGLDFDRIEKIAAERGLLEANPGISRQQQLTSVLLRPGFTTSREIDRLSGRGIGLSVVHEAIRKMHGSLDIKPGNSGGTEVIISVPMSMSRQALVMVSAGNQIYGIPAHAVEKVMRVHADDLGTITGQPVVSVELEDGELTTTLRGLETLVAGAGVEIPAEAGRIRAILVRSAGDHCALAVDELLDVDTHVIEDPLILGADRTLISGVVVLEDGTPALVLSPEGLAERWRLDGGRPQIGEIAARGADPIIAQKVILVVDDSITTRTLEKNLLETQGFRVLVSVDGIDALDTLRRSMHVDLVLADIEMPRMDGFGLLTAMKSDPRLESIPVVMMTSRAAPEDIKRGLDLGADAYITKQKFDQRELLATINQLI
- a CDS encoding response regulator, producing MSPPTSAAGAEILLVEDSETQALHLRLTLEAQGFKVERVATAEAALESLNTHMPNLVIADYHLPGMNGDELARQLRLNMRTRAVPVLMLTEARERDAERHGLESGVDAYVSKSADQELILLRIRALIRQVSSGSSETPAPTGAGGVLFRRAAILLVSDHAPDEDALRGVLIQDGYLTTIVEDDAAAVAEASGEDKNWDAIIVNLQDDLQGTALCRRLSGLRERPGGTVSPSFQLITFSDGDTAARRSATVRNFEAGADDVIPRSIDPEVLKVRIRSLLRRKLVDDESRRISSEAQEREMVLERAKAEALAAEALARANAELETANRQLVETQTQLVHAAKMASLGELVAGIAHEINNPLAYILAHQDTIERLSRDIQAGLSSGEVQGLDQKAAKARDRLSAVRVGLTRIQELVLNLRKFSRLEEGGYETVNVPEAIDMILALLAPKLTGRISVERRFGAPQHLTCSPALLNQAVMNIVSNAADAIDAGGRILIETRADGESYTIAVSDSGPGVPQELRERIFEPFFTTKPVGEGTGLGLAIAYRVVQAHKGSIKVVDGAEGGASFVLTVPLRASS